A window from Dehalococcoidia bacterium encodes these proteins:
- a CDS encoding cytochrome c family protein: MNTLTKIVIPAIGLAVALLLAFVAYFVLQSWWSQPPAVLGFGDGPEQPIAFPHQVHINVAGLDCQFCHRTVSAEETAGIPAVNQCRFCHDFDRITGAKSESSSAETEIKKLIGTLGETPDPVNWVRVHRLPDHVQFLHAPHIQQGFSCSTCHGDIASMKVVEQVRNLKMRDCVDCHRENSAPTDCTTCHY; the protein is encoded by the coding sequence ATGAATACACTTACCAAAATAGTGATCCCAGCAATTGGACTAGCCGTAGCCCTGCTGCTTGCGTTTGTAGCATATTTTGTTCTGCAATCCTGGTGGAGTCAGCCGCCTGCGGTCTTAGGATTTGGCGACGGGCCAGAACAACCCATTGCCTTTCCTCACCAAGTGCATATCAATGTTGCAGGACTGGACTGTCAGTTTTGCCATAGGACAGTCTCTGCCGAAGAGACTGCTGGTATTCCTGCGGTCAATCAATGCCGTTTCTGCCATGATTTTGATCGGATAACTGGTGCAAAATCAGAATCGTCTTCTGCAGAAACTGAGATCAAAAAACTAATTGGTACTTTGGGCGAAACGCCGGATCCTGTAAATTGGGTTCGGGTTCACCGTCTGCCAGATCATGTGCAATTTCTCCATGCTCCACATATCCAACAAGGATTTTCCTGCTCCACATGCCATGGTGATATTGCAAGTATGAAAGTTGTAGAACAAGTTAGAAATCTAAAAATGAGGGATTGTGTCGACTGTCATCGCGAAAATAGCGCGCCTACAGACTGCACAACCTGTCATTATTAG
- a CDS encoding molybdopterin-dependent oxidoreductase produces the protein MALSRRQFLKWAGATSLGAVIFNGCRVPDHEIQVQSPVELPEDLVTGRDNYYATTVKLGAASEGLLVRVMEGRAKKIEGNPDYPMNTGKHGIRSESLLQALYHPDRIKHPMVRIAKGGPFRKIEWPEAIERLSTILKEAAPESVILATPPLRGQLADVVATFSDSYGSEHVAFDTLGDSVLRRAFSDLFGTDTIPDFDIANAGLILSVGADFLGTWGDTTHFMRGYGEFRQGKERSRGKLIHIDARYSATAAVADKWIYANPGTEGLLAMAMIYTIISEGLGDSVVAKQLTGGESIEKAYNDFQPSAVASQIGVSAENIMALAREFADPKNGPALAIGGGLAGAQANGLFNLHAIYALNALVGSVNHKGGLIFNPNPHSRNIPGATLNKWKHILSDMRSGKTKVLLVRDANPAYGLPRSINPREALSNLETIVSFSSFLDETTEMADLILPGSSPLEEWGSDEPNPGPGYTTIAFQQPVVNRFHNTISFGDALLQTSKSLELGLPWVDMRDALRSSAKKLHELNAGSVKQPTFEEFWKRSLERGGWWNMDSTYKASAQLPPLAKKAPKVNSVDSDKYPFYLVPFEGVGIGAGEYSHLPWAQSAPDPLTSAAWTTWVELNPITAKELDVKDHDIVLVESNTTNAIRGLVYINPATPPQVVAIPMGQGHRAFTSYAAKRGANVLDIIEPTEEVITGSFAWGGTRVNVSRTNRKGDLPKLEGIEPARQLPHEELILVHRDHHAGSNGHKHH, from the coding sequence ATGGCACTTTCGCGTAGACAATTCTTAAAATGGGCAGGAGCTACAAGCCTAGGAGCAGTTATATTCAATGGCTGTCGTGTTCCTGATCATGAAATTCAAGTGCAAAGCCCAGTGGAATTGCCTGAGGATCTTGTTACTGGAAGAGATAATTATTACGCAACGACTGTAAAACTTGGAGCTGCAAGCGAAGGGCTTCTAGTTAGGGTTATGGAGGGTCGCGCTAAGAAAATAGAAGGCAATCCTGATTACCCCATGAATACTGGTAAGCATGGGATTCGCTCGGAATCTCTGCTTCAGGCTTTATACCACCCAGACCGCATAAAACACCCAATGGTGCGGATCGCAAAAGGCGGTCCATTCCGTAAAATTGAATGGCCAGAGGCTATTGAACGCCTCTCTACTATCTTAAAAGAGGCTGCTCCTGAATCAGTTATCCTTGCAACCCCTCCATTGAGAGGTCAGCTTGCTGATGTTGTTGCGACTTTTTCAGATTCATATGGATCAGAGCATGTTGCATTCGACACGTTAGGAGATTCAGTCTTAAGGCGAGCTTTCTCCGATCTGTTTGGCACAGATACTATTCCAGACTTCGATATTGCAAATGCAGGTTTAATTCTTAGTGTTGGTGCAGACTTTTTAGGAACGTGGGGTGACACAACACACTTCATGCGTGGGTACGGAGAATTTCGCCAGGGGAAGGAAAGATCCCGAGGCAAGCTAATTCATATTGACGCTCGTTATTCTGCAACTGCAGCAGTCGCCGACAAATGGATATATGCGAACCCAGGAACCGAAGGATTACTTGCAATGGCTATGATCTACACGATCATTAGTGAAGGGCTTGGAGATTCCGTAGTTGCAAAGCAACTGACCGGCGGGGAATCAATTGAAAAAGCTTACAACGACTTCCAACCTTCAGCAGTGGCCTCTCAGATAGGCGTGTCTGCTGAAAATATTATGGCCCTTGCGCGTGAATTTGCTGACCCCAAAAATGGCCCTGCGTTGGCAATTGGTGGCGGCCTTGCCGGTGCACAGGCAAATGGCCTATTTAATTTACATGCAATCTATGCATTGAACGCTCTAGTGGGTTCTGTGAATCACAAAGGGGGATTAATTTTCAACCCCAACCCTCATTCGCGCAATATTCCAGGGGCCACCTTGAATAAATGGAAACATATTCTGTCAGATATGCGGAGTGGGAAAACAAAAGTACTTCTTGTTAGAGACGCTAACCCTGCATACGGTCTTCCTCGCTCAATCAATCCACGAGAGGCATTGTCCAATTTAGAGACGATCGTCAGTTTCAGCAGCTTCCTAGATGAAACAACTGAAATGGCCGATTTAATACTGCCCGGAAGTTCGCCCCTCGAAGAATGGGGTTCTGACGAACCAAACCCAGGCCCAGGATACACGACTATTGCCTTCCAGCAGCCCGTGGTAAACAGGTTTCATAACACGATCAGTTTTGGGGACGCTTTGCTACAAACTTCCAAGTCTTTAGAGCTCGGACTTCCATGGGTAGATATGCGCGATGCCCTGCGGAGCTCTGCCAAAAAATTGCACGAATTGAATGCAGGATCAGTTAAGCAGCCAACTTTTGAGGAATTTTGGAAACGCTCCCTCGAGCGAGGTGGATGGTGGAATATGGACTCTACCTACAAAGCTTCTGCCCAGTTACCTCCGCTTGCAAAAAAGGCTCCAAAAGTTAATTCTGTTGACTCAGACAAGTATCCTTTCTACTTAGTCCCTTTTGAAGGCGTAGGAATAGGGGCTGGCGAGTATTCTCATCTGCCCTGGGCCCAATCGGCTCCTGACCCATTGACCAGCGCTGCGTGGACTACATGGGTTGAACTAAATCCCATTACTGCAAAGGAGCTTGATGTCAAAGATCATGACATCGTACTGGTCGAATCTAATACAACTAATGCGATTCGAGGACTTGTATATATAAACCCAGCAACACCTCCGCAGGTAGTTGCTATTCCAATGGGCCAAGGCCATAGAGCCTTCACAAGCTACGCGGCAAAACGTGGAGCTAATGTTCTCGACATAATTGAGCCCACTGAAGAAGTTATTACTGGATCATTTGCATGGGGTGGTACCCGAGTAAATGTATCAAGGACAAACCGCAAAGGTGATCTTCCAAAACTTGAGGGAATTGAACCTGCGCGTCAACTGCCACATGAGGAATTGATACTTGTTCATCGAGACCATCATGCAGGCAGTAATGGTCACAAACATCATTAA
- a CDS encoding 4Fe-4S dicluster domain-containing protein: MVIDLDRCTACQACVIACQSENNIPINQESTFLEGRAIEWIRIERYWEGTYPNVKARFLPMLCQHCDNAPCESVCPVYATYHNNEGLNVQVYNRCVGTRFCGNNCPYHARLFNYWEPVWPEELKNQLNPDVTVRSRGIMEKCTMCIQRIRRATRGGKEVADQSFNPACVQACPTDAMVFGDLNNSQTQVSKKWEDERGYRVLEVLGTNPSVKYLKQVEVDA, encoded by the coding sequence ATGGTAATCGATCTTGATCGCTGTACAGCATGCCAAGCATGCGTGATTGCGTGTCAATCCGAAAATAATATACCTATCAATCAGGAGTCCACTTTCCTTGAAGGCCGGGCTATCGAATGGATCCGAATTGAACGCTATTGGGAGGGAACATATCCCAATGTAAAGGCTAGGTTCCTTCCTATGCTCTGCCAACACTGTGACAATGCCCCATGTGAATCTGTTTGTCCTGTATATGCGACTTATCACAACAATGAAGGATTGAATGTTCAGGTATACAACAGGTGCGTGGGTACGAGATTCTGTGGGAATAACTGCCCTTATCACGCCCGATTATTTAATTACTGGGAACCAGTATGGCCCGAAGAATTAAAAAACCAATTAAACCCTGATGTTACTGTCCGCAGCAGAGGAATTATGGAGAAATGCACAATGTGCATTCAACGTATTCGACGGGCAACTCGAGGCGGGAAAGAAGTAGCTGATCAATCTTTCAATCCTGCATGTGTTCAAGCCTGTCCTACCGACGCTATGGTTTTTGGAGACTTAAACAATTCTCAAACTCAAGTATCAAAAAAATGGGAAGATGAAAGAGGGTATCGTGTTCTTGAAGTGCTTGGTACCAATCCAAGCGTGAAATATCTTAAGCAGGTTGAAGTAGATGCATAA
- the nrfD gene encoding polysulfide reductase NrfD codes for MYYRRTLTDAQINKELLDVVFRTPTWWVILVSALGLMVAIGAGAFGFMMNKGLGVTGLHQPVFWGFFITNFIFWVGISHAGVMISAILRLSQAEWRRPMVRAAETMTVFALMTSLLQPLIHAGRPWRIFYWVFPYDWARGIWPDVRSPLVWDPTAIITYLTSSILFVYTALIPDLAIIRDRSTGWKRTVYGILALGWHGNPRQWKLQGIAGILLSALILPVFVSVHSIVSWDFGVSLVPSWHVTVFAPYFVIGAVHSGVSAVVTLMIVMRKLYKLENYIWEEHIDAVARLLIVVATAWLFFFWLDIVFAFWLKEEQELTVWNLRLFEAPWSWFFLVFITASYIIPVPLWLFRRVRRSFTWMLWTSLLVNVGMFLERLIIIVPALMRKGPWTFNYDTYAPSIVEITLVVASIALVCFLLLVFSKFFPLIPIWEIKEGQRLIEEVKVGNRVVPALVKED; via the coding sequence ATGTATTACCGCAGAACATTAACTGACGCTCAAATAAATAAAGAACTTCTAGACGTTGTGTTCCGTACGCCTACCTGGTGGGTGATACTTGTATCAGCGCTAGGGCTTATGGTTGCCATAGGTGCTGGCGCATTTGGCTTCATGATGAATAAAGGTCTAGGCGTAACTGGCTTACACCAACCAGTATTCTGGGGATTTTTCATTACTAACTTCATCTTCTGGGTAGGTATTAGTCATGCTGGAGTAATGATTTCAGCGATACTTCGCCTAAGCCAAGCTGAATGGCGAAGGCCTATGGTTCGCGCAGCTGAAACGATGACTGTCTTTGCTTTAATGACCTCATTGCTGCAGCCCCTAATACATGCTGGTAGGCCTTGGAGAATTTTTTATTGGGTCTTCCCTTACGACTGGGCACGTGGTATTTGGCCCGACGTTCGATCCCCATTGGTCTGGGATCCGACCGCAATTATCACTTACCTAACTTCTAGCATACTGTTCGTTTACACAGCTCTTATTCCTGATTTAGCCATTATCAGGGACAGAAGTACAGGTTGGAAGAGAACTGTCTACGGAATCCTTGCGCTTGGTTGGCATGGGAATCCTCGACAATGGAAGCTCCAGGGAATAGCAGGGATCTTGCTATCAGCGCTAATTCTTCCTGTATTCGTTTCAGTACACAGTATTGTTTCTTGGGATTTTGGTGTCAGCTTAGTGCCATCTTGGCACGTCACTGTTTTTGCACCTTACTTCGTTATCGGAGCAGTTCATTCCGGAGTTTCAGCTGTCGTCACACTGATGATAGTTATGAGAAAACTTTACAAATTAGAAAATTACATTTGGGAAGAACATATAGATGCCGTGGCTCGATTGCTTATTGTTGTTGCCACAGCATGGCTGTTTTTCTTCTGGCTTGATATTGTGTTCGCTTTCTGGCTTAAAGAAGAGCAGGAACTTACGGTATGGAATCTGAGGCTATTTGAAGCTCCATGGAGCTGGTTCTTCCTCGTGTTTATTACAGCTTCCTATATTATTCCTGTCCCACTATGGCTGTTTAGAAGAGTACGTCGGAGTTTCACCTGGATGCTTTGGACAAGCCTTCTCGTTAACGTAGGTATGTTCCTTGAAAGGCTAATCATTATAGTACCGGCTTTGATGAGGAAAGGTCCTTGGACCTTCAATTACGATACTTATGCACCAAGCATTGTTGAAATAACACTGGTTGTCGCATCTATTGCACTTGTGTGCTTCTTATTGCTCGTGTTTAGCAAATTCTTCCCTCTGATACCTATCTGGGAAATAAAAGAGGGACAAAGACTTATTGAAGAAGTAAAAGTCGGTAACCGAGTAGTACCTGCTTTGGTTAAAGAGGATTAG
- a CDS encoding DUF3341 domain-containing protein gives MANKKLLGLFQDPEQVAGAMTQLHDKGFPPEDIDIYSGSPYPEGSFSEHEPETRLYMFPLIGALVGFALGLLWTAGTQISYPLVTGGKPLLSIPPMTIIMYENTMLGAIIFTVLGVLFESRLPRKNMGLYDTRITEGYIGIIVDCPIEQAAEAESLLKKAGAEEIKKEEE, from the coding sequence ATGGCAAATAAAAAATTACTGGGACTTTTCCAAGATCCCGAACAGGTAGCAGGCGCTATGACCCAGCTGCATGATAAAGGATTTCCTCCGGAAGACATCGATATCTATTCAGGCAGCCCTTATCCTGAAGGCTCTTTTAGTGAGCATGAACCTGAAACGAGGCTATACATGTTCCCGCTTATTGGAGCGCTCGTAGGTTTCGCCTTGGGCCTATTATGGACGGCTGGAACTCAAATTTCTTACCCTCTTGTTACAGGAGGAAAGCCTCTTTTGAGCATCCCTCCTATGACTATTATCATGTACGAAAACACCATGTTAGGAGCCATAATATTTACGGTACTTGGTGTACTTTTTGAATCACGGCTCCCACGAAAGAATATGGGACTTTACGACACTAGAATCACCGAGGGCTATATTGGCATCATTGTGGATTGCCCGATTGAGCAGGCAGCAGAAGCCGAGTCCTTACTTAAAAAGGCTGGGGCTGAAGAAATAAAGAAGGAAGAGGAATAA
- a CDS encoding cytochrome c produces MLKTLGNRNLFQLSAIVLISVLIAGCTPGDPFRSTGTYPIDIFQEMHYNQTYKAQEPPRLLPPSESYPVTGGYIRIADLQDIETKANPLSDATRRGALVYRQNCSTCHGLTGNGDGPTGEILAAYNVTQPPAFGDGDGVVVIRKSGTNVLSAGKAYQSIAAGYGYMPAFEGLLSPDDIWAVIALIDASVSEREKTLEVVNGTPEIERSLELLNFRQN; encoded by the coding sequence GTGCTGAAAACACTTGGTAACCGCAATCTCTTTCAATTATCCGCTATTGTACTCATTTCAGTATTGATAGCGGGATGTACCCCTGGAGACCCGTTTAGATCTACAGGAACGTACCCGATTGATATATTCCAAGAGATGCACTACAACCAAACCTATAAAGCTCAAGAGCCTCCACGGCTCCTACCTCCTTCAGAGTCATACCCAGTTACCGGCGGTTATATCCGTATAGCCGACCTTCAGGATATAGAAACTAAAGCTAACCCATTATCTGACGCTACGCGTAGAGGAGCACTGGTATATAGGCAAAACTGCTCTACTTGCCATGGTCTCACGGGCAATGGTGATGGTCCTACTGGAGAAATTCTTGCCGCCTATAATGTGACTCAACCTCCCGCGTTCGGAGATGGCGACGGTGTAGTCGTAATCAGAAAAAGTGGTACCAATGTACTCAGTGCGGGGAAAGCTTATCAGTCAATAGCAGCTGGGTATGGGTATATGCCTGCGTTTGAAGGCTTACTATCCCCTGACGATATTTGGGCAGTCATAGCACTTATTGATGCATCTGTATCAGAGCGCGAGAAAACCCTAGAAGTGGTTAATGGTACACCCGAAATCGAGCGCTCATTGGAGCTGCTTAATTTCCGTCAGAACTAG
- a CDS encoding cytochrome c-type biogenesis protein CcmH has translation MSKKLIALSIVLMLALPVATTAYAIAETELPSDLKLRSVELHKNIMCPKCSGQTLHQSNSPIASSMREVIREELLKGKSNDQIINLMVNAYGKEVLASPPMKGFFALIWILPPIALILGLGAITFVVRRLRHSRPEAELERLVQPQKMKLKIRKSLSMIDQELGENFDIK, from the coding sequence ATGAGTAAAAAGCTAATTGCACTAAGCATAGTATTAATGCTTGCTCTGCCAGTTGCTACCACTGCCTATGCGATAGCTGAAACTGAGCTTCCAAGCGATCTCAAATTAAGGTCAGTAGAGCTGCATAAGAACATAATGTGCCCCAAATGTTCAGGACAAACCCTGCATCAATCTAACTCTCCTATAGCATCTTCCATGAGAGAAGTGATTAGAGAGGAGCTATTGAAGGGGAAGTCCAACGATCAGATAATTAATTTAATGGTTAATGCATATGGTAAAGAAGTCTTAGCCTCTCCTCCGATGAAGGGATTTTTCGCATTAATATGGATATTACCTCCTATAGCCCTGATTCTAGGCCTTGGAGCAATAACCTTTGTAGTAAGGAGGCTTCGCCACTCCAGACCGGAAGCCGAACTTGAAAGGCTCGTCCAGCCTCAAAAAATGAAACTAAAAATACGTAAATCCTTAAGTATGATTGATCAAGAGCTTGGCGAAAATTTCGATATTAAATAA
- the ccsA gene encoding cytochrome c biogenesis protein CcsA, which translates to MANLGTSTLLIALLLNVYCISMAFFGAKKDLRSAVLSARNANYLVTFSLLIAVCVLVAAFLQHDFSIIYVAEHSNLAMPRIYTWVAFYAGNEGSLLFVAFALSLMSSISLSMIPRRVGVLSPYTNGVISVIILFFIVVLISLANPFSAQDLIPVDGKGINPLLTHPGMFIHPPMIMTGLISISVPFSLAMAGLISGQINDDWVDIGRVWGLVAWVLLAIGLLLGSWWAYTILGWGGYWAWDPVENAAFMPWLGLTAFIHSIMVQKRRGMFRMWNIALINISFALGAFGIFINRGGPVPSVHSFGASTLGWVFLLFLAVSTIISFGLFFYRMSLLKGSTSLESALSRETAFLVNNLFLLAIAFFTLWGVVFPIISEITTGETITVGEPYYNQVNGPLMLGLICLMGIGPLLPWRKSNLSQVNRILIVPLVSTTIVVIAISLLFQITKPIVIIGIAVSTLAAISVFQEWIRGTKARQSSTGRNYLLAFCDLILANRPRYGGYIVHIAIIMLAFGILGSSFYNSEKDVFLAIGESTEIEDYSIEFTGIRTEIFPDRTERIADLKITKGDNELGSIGAWQGIYPSFSMLSTRAAIRSTPIEDLYVIFSETQPDGKTAAFRILVNPLVWWMWLSGPFVILGTIVALWPARKRTII; encoded by the coding sequence ATGGCAAATTTAGGCACTTCAACTTTATTAATCGCACTCCTTCTGAATGTTTATTGCATTTCTATGGCATTCTTTGGAGCTAAAAAAGACCTGCGAAGCGCAGTCCTCAGTGCACGGAATGCTAATTATCTAGTTACTTTTTCGTTGCTTATTGCGGTTTGTGTGTTAGTAGCAGCATTTTTACAGCATGATTTTTCAATTATCTATGTTGCAGAGCATAGCAACCTCGCTATGCCACGTATTTATACATGGGTGGCTTTCTACGCAGGCAACGAAGGTTCATTACTCTTTGTAGCGTTTGCATTAAGCCTTATGTCCTCAATTTCATTGAGCATGATTCCTCGTAGAGTTGGTGTACTCAGCCCTTATACTAACGGTGTCATTTCCGTAATCATTCTTTTCTTTATAGTCGTTCTAATTTCACTTGCTAATCCATTTAGCGCACAAGACTTAATCCCTGTCGACGGAAAAGGAATTAATCCCCTACTAACCCACCCTGGGATGTTCATTCACCCTCCAATGATCATGACAGGATTAATTTCTATTTCGGTGCCTTTTTCCTTAGCAATGGCCGGCCTTATTTCCGGTCAAATTAATGACGACTGGGTAGACATAGGTAGAGTATGGGGTTTGGTGGCATGGGTGTTACTTGCTATCGGATTATTACTTGGTTCATGGTGGGCATACACCATCCTAGGGTGGGGAGGGTATTGGGCATGGGATCCAGTTGAAAACGCCGCTTTCATGCCCTGGCTTGGACTTACAGCTTTTATACATTCAATAATGGTACAAAAACGCCGTGGGATGTTTCGAATGTGGAATATTGCGTTGATCAATATTAGTTTTGCGCTTGGGGCATTTGGAATATTCATTAATAGAGGAGGACCAGTTCCGTCAGTTCATTCCTTTGGTGCCTCAACACTTGGCTGGGTATTCTTATTGTTCCTAGCAGTCTCAACGATCATTTCGTTTGGGCTTTTCTTTTACCGAATGTCCTTATTGAAGGGCAGTACGTCCTTAGAGTCTGCGCTTTCGCGTGAAACTGCGTTCCTTGTCAACAATTTATTTTTACTAGCAATCGCATTTTTTACTCTATGGGGGGTTGTCTTTCCAATCATTTCTGAAATCACTACAGGTGAAACCATCACCGTTGGTGAACCGTATTACAATCAAGTCAATGGTCCCTTGATGCTAGGGCTTATATGCTTAATGGGAATAGGCCCTCTTCTCCCGTGGAGAAAATCAAACCTATCTCAAGTTAATCGCATTCTTATAGTTCCGTTAGTCAGCACAACCATTGTAGTTATCGCAATATCGCTGCTTTTCCAAATAACCAAACCTATTGTTATCATTGGAATTGCAGTATCCACCCTTGCCGCAATTTCGGTCTTCCAGGAATGGATACGTGGGACAAAAGCAAGGCAATCATCGACTGGTCGAAATTATCTACTTGCCTTTTGTGATCTAATTCTCGCCAACCGACCAAGATATGGCGGGTACATCGTACACATAGCCATAATAATGCTCGCATTCGGAATTTTAGGTTCATCCTTTTACAATTCTGAAAAAGATGTTTTCTTAGCAATCGGAGAATCTACCGAAATTGAAGATTATTCGATTGAATTTACAGGAATCCGAACAGAAATATTTCCTGATAGAACGGAAAGAATAGCAGATCTTAAAATTACTAAAGGTGACAATGAATTAGGCTCAATTGGAGCGTGGCAGGGAATATATCCTTCATTCTCGATGCTTTCTACTCGAGCGGCTATTAGATCGACTCCAATTGAAGATTTATATGTGATTTTTAGTGAAACACAGCCTGACGGTAAAACCGCAGCATTTAGAATACTGGTAAACCCTCTAGTTTGGTGGATGTGGTTATCAGGACCTTTTGTAATATTAGGTACAATCGTTGCACTATGGCCTGCTCGCAAACGAACAATCATCTAG
- a CDS encoding ABC transporter ATP-binding protein, with translation MFGKTNTTTGSSKSNSPSTLTIENLCKSFDGTNVVNNVSFEIPDGHIFTLLGPSGGGKTTTLRMIAGFEKPDSGTISIGGKIASNESIFLSPENRKVGMVFQDYALFPHLNVYKNVSFGVQSNTQNFSGIDSILETIGIASLKHRMPHQLSGGQQQRVALARALAPNPSIIALDEPFSNLDTELRQHVRNEIRQILKNANVTTIFVTHDQDEAFAMSDTVGIMLENNLVQTGTPHEIYTAPESIEVARFLGDINVLEGTANSSIGECELGKVLLSETFGDHQKVNIVIRPESIRLNNDSNESVMARIISVEFRGTYKTVELALPSGQLLTSIMGIHIDATVGAEVPVSVNSTVSAFPI, from the coding sequence ATGTTCGGCAAGACTAATACAACTACGGGCTCATCAAAATCTAATAGCCCATCAACACTGACAATCGAGAATCTATGTAAATCGTTTGATGGAACAAACGTGGTTAACAACGTCAGTTTTGAAATTCCTGATGGGCATATATTCACCCTATTAGGTCCAAGCGGAGGTGGGAAAACGACTACTCTTCGGATGATTGCAGGTTTTGAGAAACCTGACTCCGGAACCATTTCAATCGGAGGTAAAATTGCCTCAAATGAATCTATTTTCCTGTCACCTGAAAATCGTAAAGTAGGTATGGTTTTCCAAGATTACGCGCTCTTCCCTCATTTGAATGTGTATAAAAATGTATCCTTCGGAGTGCAATCAAATACTCAAAATTTTTCTGGCATTGACTCCATATTAGAAACAATTGGGATCGCGAGTCTTAAACATCGTATGCCTCATCAATTATCGGGAGGACAACAGCAACGTGTGGCCCTCGCACGCGCGCTTGCCCCTAACCCAAGTATCATTGCTCTAGATGAACCTTTTTCAAATCTAGATACTGAGCTTAGGCAACACGTACGTAATGAAATTCGACAAATCCTCAAAAACGCAAACGTTACTACAATTTTTGTCACCCATGATCAGGATGAGGCTTTCGCGATGTCAGATACTGTGGGAATAATGCTAGAGAACAACTTAGTTCAAACTGGTACTCCACATGAAATATATACCGCACCTGAATCTATCGAAGTAGCAAGGTTCCTAGGAGACATTAATGTCCTTGAAGGCACTGCAAATAGTTCAATTGGGGAGTGCGAATTGGGGAAAGTATTGCTATCTGAAACTTTTGGCGACCATCAGAAAGTAAACATTGTCATAAGGCCAGAATCAATCCGACTCAACAATGACTCCAATGAATCAGTTATGGCAAGGATTATTTCTGTTGAATTTAGAGGCACTTATAAAACAGTCGAGCTTGCTCTGCCTTCGGGGCAACTTCTTACTTCCATAATGGGTATTCATATCGATGCTACAGTTGGCGCTGAAGTACCAGTTAGCGTTAATAGTACGGTTTCAGCCTTTCCTATCTAG
- a CDS encoding HAD family hydrolase — translation MELSAVFFDLDGVLVDSFEANLALLNGVARNFGYPNIDSKVAKELFSTSIEEAIKEHYPEIKNYHFGKYMQSNPNVYFENLQENKGAKELLDNLEMRGIHSAVITNANSAVARDILETKNLLPNILVGAGDEYRAKPAPDMIFRACELLNVPPWEVLFVGDSSKDRDAAMAAGCLFAGFGITGNFTIRELSEVLPILEGAGPSS, via the coding sequence ATGGAATTAAGTGCAGTTTTTTTTGACCTAGATGGGGTTCTGGTCGACAGTTTTGAAGCTAACTTGGCATTACTTAATGGCGTTGCCCGAAATTTTGGCTATCCAAATATTGACAGCAAGGTTGCTAAAGAGCTTTTTTCTACTTCAATTGAAGAAGCAATAAAGGAGCACTATCCAGAGATTAAGAATTACCATTTCGGAAAATACATGCAATCAAACCCAAATGTTTATTTTGAAAACCTTCAAGAAAATAAAGGGGCGAAAGAACTGTTAGATAATTTGGAAATGCGGGGAATTCACTCTGCGGTAATTACTAATGCAAATTCCGCAGTTGCACGTGATATTTTAGAAACAAAAAACTTACTCCCCAACATTCTTGTTGGAGCCGGTGATGAATACCGTGCAAAACCTGCCCCCGATATGATATTCAGAGCTTGCGAATTATTAAATGTGCCTCCCTGGGAAGTTTTATTTGTTGGAGATTCATCCAAGGATCGTGATGCAGCTATGGCTGCAGGATGCTTATTTGCAGGGTTTGGGATAACAGGTAATTTTACTATTAGGGAACTATCTGAAGTTTTGCCTATACTAGAAGGTGCTGGTCCTTCATCTTAG